From Bacillus basilensis, a single genomic window includes:
- the phaP gene encoding polyhydroxyalkanoic acid inclusion protein PhaP — protein sequence METKPYELVDAFWKNWSQSLSLFSSAGKQLEQLTLETLKQQQDALHKLTSGVDELEKELHQFTAQFNNQYTDYVKQLTGNSLNDQINEWQEKWNELSTQMHQLTVSPTKTSLSILTQTSGQFEETTKQFIEQQQSQREEVQKQLEVFLGEFKSKQLELAKQFEENSKNLFTSIK from the coding sequence ATGGAAACTAAGCCATACGAATTAGTCGATGCATTTTGGAAAAACTGGTCTCAATCTCTTTCCCTTTTCTCTTCAGCAGGGAAACAATTAGAGCAACTTACTTTAGAAACGTTAAAACAACAACAAGACGCTTTGCATAAATTAACATCAGGTGTAGATGAACTAGAAAAAGAACTACACCAATTCACTGCTCAGTTCAATAACCAATATACAGATTACGTGAAGCAATTAACTGGAAACTCCTTAAATGACCAAATTAACGAGTGGCAAGAAAAATGGAATGAGCTTTCTACTCAAATGCACCAACTTACTGTTTCTCCTACGAAAACATCTTTGTCTATTCTTACTCAAACAAGTGGGCAATTTGAAGAAACAACAAAGCAATTTATCGAGCAACAACAATCACAACGTGAAGAGGTTCAAAAACAGTTAGAAGTTTTTTTGGGAGAGTTCAAGTCCAAACAACTAGAACTCGCAAAGCAATTCGAGGAAAACTCAAAAAATCTATTTACTTCCATCAAGTAA
- the phaQ gene encoding poly-beta-hydroxybutyrate-responsive repressor, with protein MLQNEPEQRESLENNQAKQPNSMPKNFLVPFLLLCLKDWSLHGYKLIQMLMDIGFSSVDQGNVYRTLRKLEKENLISSTWDTSDGGPAKRIYSLTEYGEQYLTTCATSFEHYQNMLRTFFTLYTNAFFPFSTSPEKDEKDSSSSPGGTAE; from the coding sequence ATGCTACAAAATGAACCAGAACAACGCGAAAGTTTGGAGAACAACCAAGCAAAACAACCAAACTCCATGCCAAAAAACTTCTTAGTTCCCTTCTTACTTCTCTGTCTAAAAGACTGGAGTCTTCATGGTTACAAACTTATTCAAATGCTAATGGATATCGGCTTCTCTTCTGTTGACCAAGGCAATGTGTATAGAACACTACGCAAATTAGAAAAAGAAAACCTTATTTCTTCTACTTGGGATACAAGCGACGGAGGGCCAGCAAAAAGAATTTATTCTTTAACTGAATATGGAGAGCAATATTTAACAACATGCGCGACTTCTTTTGAGCATTACCAAAATATGCTGCGGACGTTTTTCACGTTATACACCAACGCATTCTTTCCATTTTCTACTTCTCCAGAAAAGGATGAAAAGGATTCTTCATCTTCACCTGGTGGTACAGCAGAGTAA
- the phaR gene encoding polyhydroxyalkanoic acid synthase subunit PhaR — protein MIDQKFDPLQAWKNAYEQTETFWGKALNETIKTEEYSAWMGSVLDLNLFYQKALNDTTKNYLEQVNVPTKEDIARVATLVINLENKVDNIEEVLEEKVDSLGQAPTLKRDVTKVKQDLRTLETKVDQILELLEKQNAVLAKLQEPVKEEVKPTNKPENKK, from the coding sequence GTGATTGATCAAAAATTCGATCCACTACAAGCATGGAAAAATGCTTATGAACAAACCGAAACATTTTGGGGAAAAGCGCTCAATGAAACAATTAAAACAGAAGAATATTCTGCTTGGATGGGCAGTGTTCTAGATTTGAATTTGTTTTATCAAAAAGCATTAAATGATACAACAAAAAACTATTTAGAGCAGGTAAATGTGCCTACGAAAGAGGATATAGCTAGAGTGGCTACGCTTGTTATTAACTTAGAAAATAAAGTAGATAACATTGAGGAAGTTCTAGAAGAGAAAGTGGATTCGTTAGGACAAGCTCCTACATTAAAGCGTGATGTTACGAAAGTAAAACAAGATCTTCGCACATTAGAAACGAAAGTTGATCAAATTTTAGAATTGTTAGAAAAGCAAAATGCAGTACTAGCGAAACTACAAGAACCTGTAAAAGAAGAAGTAAAACCTACGAATAAGCCAGAAAATAAAAAGTGA
- a CDS encoding acetoacetyl-CoA reductase translates to MVQLNGKVAIVTGGAKGIGKAITVALAQEGAKVVINYNSSKEAAENLVNELGKEGHDVYAVQADVSKVEDANRLVEEAVNHFGKVDILVNNAGITRDRTFKKLNREDWERVIDVNLSSVFNTTSAVLPYITEAEEGRIISISSIIGQAGGFGQTNYSAAKAGMLGFTKSLALELAKTNVTVNAICPGFIDTEMVAEVPEEVRQKIVAKIPKKRFGQADEIAKGVVYLCRDGAYITGQQLNINGGLYM, encoded by the coding sequence ATGGTTCAATTAAATGGAAAAGTAGCAATCGTAACAGGTGGGGCAAAAGGAATTGGAAAAGCGATTACAGTAGCGCTAGCACAAGAGGGAGCAAAAGTTGTTATTAACTATAACAGCAGTAAAGAAGCAGCTGAAAACTTAGTAAATGAGCTAGGAAAAGAAGGACATGACGTTTATGCAGTTCAAGCGGATGTTTCTAAAGTAGAAGATGCAAACCGACTTGTAGAAGAAGCAGTGAATCATTTTGGTAAAGTTGATATTCTTGTTAATAATGCTGGTATTACAAGAGATCGTACATTCAAAAAGTTAAATCGTGAAGATTGGGAGCGCGTAATTGACGTGAACTTAAGCAGCGTATTTAATACGACAAGCGCTGTACTTCCATACATAACGGAAGCAGAAGAAGGAAGAATCATTAGCATTTCTTCTATTATTGGACAAGCGGGTGGATTTGGACAAACAAACTACTCAGCAGCGAAAGCAGGTATGTTAGGATTTACAAAATCATTAGCATTAGAGCTTGCAAAAACAAATGTAACTGTAAATGCTATTTGCCCAGGATTTATTGATACTGAAATGGTAGCAGAAGTACCAGAAGAAGTACGTCAAAAAATCGTTGCAAAAATCCCTAAAAAACGTTTTGGTCAAGCTGATGAAATTGCAAAAGGTGTAGTATACCTATGCCGTGACGGTGCTTATATCACAGGTCAGCAATTAAACATTAACGGCGGATTATATATGTAA